The Pseudomonas sp. LFM046 region AAGTGACCCACACCAAGCAGGGCGGCCGTATTCTCTCTCGCTTCGTGCTGGACATCTGCGGCTGTGCGGCCCTCTGGACCCCGTCCAACATCGTTGAAGACGCCATTGCCACCGTTCGCGCCCAGGTGGGTTCGTCCAAGGTGCTGCTGGGCCTGTCCGGCGGCGTGGACTCCTCCGTCGTGGCAGCCCTGCTGCACAAGGCCATCGGCGACCAGTTGACCTGCGTCTTCGTCGACAACGGCCTGCTGCGCCTGCACGAGGGTGACCACGTGATGGCCATGTTCGCCGAGAACATGGGCGTGCGCGTGATCCGCGCCAACGCTGAAGACAAGTTCCTCTCCCGCCTGGCCGGCGTGTCCGACCCGGAAGAGAAGCGCAAGATCATCGGCCGCACCTTCATCGAAGTGTTCGACGAAGAAGCCACCCGTCTGCAAGGCATCAAGTTCCTCGCCCAGGGCACCATCTACCCCGACGTGATCGAGTCGGCCGGCGCCAAGACCGGCAAGGCCCACGTGATCAAATCTCACCACAACGTCGGTGGCCTGCCGGAAGACATGCAGTTCGAACTGGTCGAGCCGCTGCGCGAGCTGTTCAAGGATGAAGTGCGCAAGATCGGTCTGGAACTGGGCCTGCCCTACAGCATGGTCTATCGCCACCCGTTCCCCGGCCCGGGCCTGGGCGTGCGTATCCTCGGTGAAGTGAAGAAGGAATACGCCGACGTGCTGCGTCGCGCTGACCACATCTTCATCGAAGAGCTGCACAAGGCTGACTGGTACCACAAGACCAGCCAGGCCTTCGTGGTGTTCCAGCCGGTGAAGTCGGTTGGTGTGGTCGGTGACGGCCGTCGCTACGCCTGGGTCGTCGCCCTGCGTGCGGTGGAAACCATCGACTTCATGACCGCTCGCTGGGCGCACCTGCCTTATGAGCTGCTGGAGGTCGTCTCCAACCGCATCATCAACGAGATCGAAGGCATCTCCCGCGTCACCTATGACGTGTCGAGCAAACCGCCGGCGACCATCGAGTGGGAATGATGCGAGTGCGAAAGCGCTAGCGACACAAGACCGGCCAGGCCCCAAAGCCTGGCCGGTCTTGTTTTGGGGCCCTTGTAGGATGGGTGGAGCCTGCGATACCGATCAACGCGGCACCGCACGGGCTCTGCAGGGCAGGTCTTCGGCCTCTTTGGCGAATGAGTTCGCCCCCACAAAAGGCGCACAACTCAGCCCCGGGTTTCCACCACGAGCGTCAGCCGTGCAATGAAGCCATCACCGTCTTTCACCAACTCCGCCACCGACTGTTCTCCGCCTTGCGTGCGATAGATGTAATCCTGTTCCCTGGGCGTCCACTCCTGGCTGCCGTGCACGTAGGGCGGCCGGGTCATGGCCGGGAGGATTATGGCTTCGGGGAAGTACAGCTGGCCGGTGTGGATATCCCGCTCGCCCAGATGGACCCTGACGTGCACATGGTTGGTCCGGCCTGGGTAGAAGCCGGGGAGGATGCTGCGAAATTCCGCGCGGCCTGCCGCGTCGGTAATCTGCACCCCGCGCAGGAAGCGGCTGGCCTGGTCGTCGCCGACACCCGAATAGGCGCCCTGGGCGTCGCAGTGCCAGACCTCCAGCGCCGCGTCGCCCAGTGGCTGGCAGCCTTCCAGTCGCAGCACTTCGAATCGAAGCTTCAGGGGGACGCCCGGCTTGCCGTCGGTGATGTCCTGACGCAGCAGCGCATCCTCCAGGTAAAACGGCCCGGCTGTCTGTTCCGGGCTGAGACGGCAGGCACGTGTGGCGCTGGCCAAGCCGACGCGAGGCCAGTTCAGCAGCACCAGGCCGCCCAGGCAGAGCTTCACGATCTGGCGGCGGGTGGGATGCATGAGGACACTCCTCTGCTGCAAAGCCTTTCCATCCTACGCCTGCCGGAGAAGGGAGGCTGCGCCCATCGGTCGCGCTCAATGCAGATGCTTTCA contains the following coding sequences:
- the guaA gene encoding glutamine-hydrolyzing GMP synthase, with amino-acid sequence MAHQDIHAHRILILDFGSQYTQLIARRVREIGVYCEIHPFDMDNEAIRAFAPRGIILAGGPESVHEANSPRAPQAVFDLKVPLFGICYGMQTMAEQLGGKVQGSDLREFGYARVDVVGKARLLDGIEDHVDDDGVLGLDVWMSHGDKVTDMPHGFHILASTPSCPIAAMADDHRAYYGVQFHPEVTHTKQGGRILSRFVLDICGCAALWTPSNIVEDAIATVRAQVGSSKVLLGLSGGVDSSVVAALLHKAIGDQLTCVFVDNGLLRLHEGDHVMAMFAENMGVRVIRANAEDKFLSRLAGVSDPEEKRKIIGRTFIEVFDEEATRLQGIKFLAQGTIYPDVIESAGAKTGKAHVIKSHHNVGGLPEDMQFELVEPLRELFKDEVRKIGLELGLPYSMVYRHPFPGPGLGVRILGEVKKEYADVLRRADHIFIEELHKADWYHKTSQAFVVFQPVKSVGVVGDGRRYAWVVALRAVETIDFMTARWAHLPYELLEVVSNRIINEIEGISRVTYDVSSKPPATIEWE
- a CDS encoding intradiol ring-cleavage dioxygenase, whose translation is MHPTRRQIVKLCLGGLVLLNWPRVGLASATRACRLSPEQTAGPFYLEDALLRQDITDGKPGVPLKLRFEVLRLEGCQPLGDAALEVWHCDAQGAYSGVGDDQASRFLRGVQITDAAGRAEFRSILPGFYPGRTNHVHVRVHLGERDIHTGQLYFPEAIILPAMTRPPYVHGSQEWTPREQDYIYRTQGGEQSVAELVKDGDGFIARLTLVVETRG